GTCGGCGCGTGCAATTCGGTGACGGCCTGTTGCGCGGCTTCCGTGACGGCTTCAAGCGAACGCTGCGCGGTTTCGAGGGCGGTCGTGCATTGGGGCGGGGCGTCGGCGGGCAGCCACGTTTCGACGTTTGCAAGCGCGAAGCGCGCAGCCGTGACTTCGGCGCCGAGGCTGTCGTGCAGTTCCTGCGCGACGCGGTGGCGCGTGGCTTCCTCTGTGCGTGTCAGTTCCGAGGCCAGTTCGCGCACACGTGCTTTCAGACGCGTGACTTCGTCGCCCGATGCTGTCCGCGTCGCTGCGCTGGCGGCAAGCGGCGCTTTGGCGGCGCGGCTCGCACGCACGCCCGACGCGCGCTGTGCGTCACCCGCGCGGGCGGCCGAGCCGTGCCCGTGCATCGGCACGACGACGGATGTTTCCACAGCCCCGCTCACGAAACGAAATGGCCGGCGTCACAGCGACGCATCGGCAGCATATAGACGTAAGAACGCATACGAACCCTGACCCCCAGATGTGTCCGTCGCAGGAAGTATCGCGACGGAAAAACGCTACGTCTGTGCGTAACGAGATTTACATTCTGTAACAAATAGAAGACGATTTTGTTAAAAGTCTGTCAAATGCCGTTGTGATGGATCATATCGCAAAAAAAGAAAAAACGCCCGATTTTTGCGGGTTGTAGCGCATAGTCGGCGTAATTATTGAGGTAAACGTTCGACGGATGTAGGAAAAATGCCTACATGAAAAGTAAACTTAAGCGCATCGAGTTTGTAACCCGATATCCGACGTCGGAAGGGATGCGCGAAACGCGTTTTCGTCGGTGTTAACCTCGCGCACGTCACGCGCGATTCGAGCTCAAAACGCGTCGCGCAAAAAGAAAAACCGGAGCGCGAAGGCTCCGGTTTCGGGTGTTTCCAGCGGGCGGGAGCGTCAGTGACGTCCCGCCGAAGCGTGCACGGCGGCTTGCTTAGCCGACGAACGCCTTTTCGACGACGTAATGGCCAGGATTGTTGTTGCTGCCTTCCTGGAAGCCGAGGCTGTCGAGCAGTTCACGCGTGTCGCGCAGCATGTGCGGGCTACCGCAGAGCATCACGCGGTCGTTTTCGAGCGAGAAGTGCGGCAGATCCAGATCGTCGAACAGCTTCTTCGTTTCGATCAGGTCCGTGATACGGCCACGGTTCGCGAACGGCTCGCGCGTCACCGTCGGGTAGTACACCAGCTTTTCCTGGATCAGTTCGCCGAGGTGCTCGTGCGCCGGCAGGTGATCCGTGATGTATTCCTTGTACGCGAGTTCGTCGACGAAACGGCAGGTGTGCGTCAGCACCACGCGGTCGTAGCGGTCGTAAACGTCCGGATCCTTGATGATCGACATGAACGGCGCGAGACCCGTGCCCGTCGACAGCAGCCACAGCGTCTTGCCGGGCAGCAGGTTGTCGGCCATCAGCGTGCCCGTCGGCTTCTTGCCGATCAGAACCTGGTCGCCGACCTTCAGATGCTGGAGGCGCGACGTCAGCGGGCCGTCCTGCACCTTGATGCTCAGGAATTCGAGATTCTCTTCGTAATTGGCGCTAGCCATGCTGTATGCACGGATCAGCGGCTTGCCGTCGACTTCGAGACCGACCATCGTGAACTGGCCATTTTCGAAGCGGAACGACGCATCGCGCGTGCAGGTGAAGCTGAAAAGCGTATCGGTCCAGTGATGGACGCTCAGGACGGTTTGTGGATTCAGGTTGCTCATGGCTTCTTCGATGGTGCGAAAACAAGGTCGGCCACACAAAAAGCGGGGCCGGCACGGCAAAGGCGATGCATCGTTCCTTGTCGTCATCGACGGGGAATGATGCGCAATCCGCTATTTTACCGCGTTACCGGCTCGGGCATTGCCGCGGCGGGTTGGGCGGTGGATGTGGTCTGTCCAGCGGGTCGTCATGCGCCGGCGCGGCTGAGAGGTCCGGTTTCGCCCGGAACGGTCAACCACGGCGCGGCAAGGGTGTACTGCTGGGGTGGTACGGCGCCGGGTCTGTGCCCGGATGACCCGTGTGGGTGTTTCCCGGCGGGTCTCGCCGAGTCGCGGCGGGCGCTTGCCCGTCGGCCATCTGGTGATGGCAGCTTTTCAGCGAAAACAGGCGCTGGTAGGCGCTATCTCGGAATAATACCGGAAACGTATCGCGCGCTGCAGCATTGACCCTTCCGGCGAAGCTGGAAACCTGAGCGAAATCAGGCTTGTGCCTCCTCGTCGCGCGTTCAGCTTTCGGCCGCGAGCTTCGCGCCGAGACCGACGAGCACGGCGCCGCATACGCCGTCGATCGGCCGGCGCAGGCGGCGATAGCCGCGTTGCGTGCGCTCCGTCGCGAACATCAGCGCGACGCTGCCGTACCAGCCGACCGACATCATGCCGATCATCGCGAGCGCCACGCCGTAGAACCAAAGCGGCGGATGCGCGGGAAACAGCGTCGCGAAGATGGACGTCCAGAACGCGCATGACTTCGGATTCGTCAGGCAGGTGAGCATGCCCGAGCGCCACGCGCGGAAATACGCGCCGCGATCGTTGGCGACAGGCGTTTCGACGTTCACGACGATCGGTTCGCCGCGCTTCGTGCTCGCGCGCACGAGCTTGATGCCGAACCACACCAGATAGATCGCGCCCGAGATCCGGATGCCGTTATAAAGCCAGTCGATCTGCTGCAGCACGGTCGCGAAGCCGAGCATCGCCAGCGATGCCCAGATCGTCGACCCGGTGCCGACGCCGAGCGCCGATGCTGCGCCGAGTCCACGGCGGCCCGCCAGCGACAGCTGCGTGATCATGAAGAAGTTCGGACCGGGACTGATCAGCGCGATCAGATAGACGATGGCGATTTGCAGCAGGATCGGCAGATAGTGGTGCATGGCGACGATTTGCCGCGCGAGACGGCGGCGCGTTGAGCGGGAAATGAAGGCAGAACCGCGATCTTACTCCCGCTTGCGCCCGTTGGAGCGCACGTCACGCCGCCGTTTGCCCAGCGCCCGCGTCCGGCTCACTGCGCTTGTGCGCGCGCTGCTTGAGCACACGCGCCTGCAGCACGATCACGAGCAGCAGAAACACGCCGCGTATCACCGATTGCCAGTACGCCGACAAGCTGATGTACCCGAGCCCGTTTTCGAAGTTCAGCAGATTGAACACGAGGCCGAGCAGCAGCACGCCGGCAATCGTCATTGCGATCGAACCTTCGCCGCCCGTCAGCAGCGTGCCGCCGAGCACGACTGCCGAAATCGCGAACAGCTCCCAGCCGACGC
This genomic interval from Paraburkholderia sabiae contains the following:
- a CDS encoding ferredoxin--NADP reductase; translation: MSNLNPQTVLSVHHWTDTLFSFTCTRDASFRFENGQFTMVGLEVDGKPLIRAYSMASANYEENLEFLSIKVQDGPLTSRLQHLKVGDQVLIGKKPTGTLMADNLLPGKTLWLLSTGTGLAPFMSIIKDPDVYDRYDRVVLTHTCRFVDELAYKEYITDHLPAHEHLGELIQEKLVYYPTVTREPFANRGRITDLIETKKLFDDLDLPHFSLENDRVMLCGSPHMLRDTRELLDSLGFQEGSNNNPGHYVVEKAFVG
- a CDS encoding LysE family translocator, which codes for MHHYLPILLQIAIVYLIALISPGPNFFMITQLSLAGRRGLGAASALGVGTGSTIWASLAMLGFATVLQQIDWLYNGIRISGAIYLVWFGIKLVRASTKRGEPIVVNVETPVANDRGAYFRAWRSGMLTCLTNPKSCAFWTSIFATLFPAHPPLWFYGVALAMIGMMSVGWYGSVALMFATERTQRGYRRLRRPIDGVCGAVLVGLGAKLAAES